The following coding sequences lie in one Euhalothece natronophila Z-M001 genomic window:
- a CDS encoding AI-2E family transporter, with translation MSNLDRDSWWEYLSTSRLVYYLLLFAFGWAITQILAYFQTVIIIFVFATILAFLLHYPVRWLEQYTTHTFATVVIFLGSLFLFTILIFTLGATVIAELQVFLEQAPEVAASLIEGLEQIEAWLEELTIPVDFGVLEEELQRQLGNAVGISTTLVTNILTSFVELIIILVIAFFMLLDGEKLWQFIVQLFPERWQAEITSSLRDNFLGFFRGRLILSIFFGVSAFFVYWALQTPYPWLLAAIAGVFDLIPGIGATLGVGLTGLMVLPQGLLISLQVVVYCVVLQQIEENVLMPRIMQDSVNLNPVVIFFSLLVGARIAGFLGIFLAIPTAAVIVGLFRLDAMKS, from the coding sequence ATGAGTAATCTAGATCGTGATTCTTGGTGGGAATATTTAAGCACATCACGCCTAGTTTATTATTTACTATTGTTTGCATTTGGTTGGGCAATTACCCAGATTTTAGCCTATTTCCAAACTGTTATTATAATCTTTGTTTTTGCCACCATTTTAGCTTTCTTATTACATTATCCAGTGCGCTGGTTAGAACAATATACAACTCATACTTTTGCGACAGTTGTTATTTTTTTAGGTAGCTTATTTTTATTCACGATCTTAATTTTTACACTAGGCGCAACTGTGATCGCTGAGTTGCAAGTATTTTTGGAACAAGCACCTGAAGTGGCAGCGTCTTTAATAGAGGGATTAGAGCAAATCGAAGCATGGTTAGAGGAACTTACGATCCCTGTTGATTTTGGTGTTTTAGAAGAAGAATTACAAAGACAGCTAGGAAATGCCGTTGGGATTAGTACTACTTTAGTTACCAATATTTTAACTAGTTTTGTTGAATTAATTATTATCCTAGTGATTGCATTTTTTATGCTTTTAGATGGGGAAAAACTTTGGCAGTTTATTGTTCAATTATTTCCTGAGCGATGGCAAGCTGAAATTACTTCTTCTTTAAGAGATAATTTTCTAGGTTTTTTTCGAGGCAGATTAATTTTATCAATCTTTTTTGGGGTTTCTGCCTTTTTTGTTTATTGGGCTTTACAAACTCCCTATCCTTGGTTATTAGCCGCGATCGCGGGCGTATTTGATTTAATTCCAGGGATAGGTGCTACCTTAGGAGTAGGATTAACAGGGTTAATGGTATTGCCACAAGGACTTTTAATTAGTTTACAGGTGGTGGTTTATTGTGTTGTTTTACAGCAAATCGAAGAAAATGTTTTGATGCCACGCATTATGCAAGACTCTGTTAATCTCAATCCTGTAGTTATCTTTTTTTCTTTACTCGTAGGGGCAAGAATTGCAGGATTTTTAGGGATATTTTTAGCAATTCCTACAGCTGCGGTGATTGTTGGGTTATTTAGGTTAGATGCAATGAAAAGTTAG
- the cobA gene encoding uroporphyrinogen-III C-methyltransferase produces the protein MTDQTLLGKVYLIGAGPGDPGLFTLKGKTLLEHADVVIYDALVSPGILAMINPQAEKINAGKRRGRHSKLQGETTQLMIEKAQDHAVVVRLKGGDPFVFGRGGEEMGDLVEAGVAVEVIPGITAGVAAPAYAGIPLTHRNISSSVTFVTGHEAAGKYRPKINWSAIAQGSETIVIYMGIHNLENIIGELLKAGLTPQTPIALVRWGTCPEQEEITGSLETIIEKMKEADFSAPAVAIIGHVVDLHSVLHQCRPKVAQ, from the coding sequence ATGACTGATCAAACACTGCTTGGTAAAGTTTATTTAATTGGCGCAGGGCCAGGGGATCCTGGGTTATTTACCCTGAAAGGAAAAACCTTACTGGAACACGCTGATGTGGTCATTTATGATGCCTTAGTTAGCCCTGGGATTTTAGCCATGATTAATCCCCAAGCGGAGAAAATTAACGCTGGCAAACGGCGCGGACGACATTCTAAACTGCAAGGAGAAACCACCCAGTTAATGATCGAAAAAGCCCAAGATCATGCGGTAGTTGTCCGCTTAAAAGGAGGCGATCCTTTTGTATTTGGGCGCGGTGGCGAAGAAATGGGAGATTTAGTTGAAGCAGGGGTTGCTGTAGAAGTTATCCCTGGCATTACTGCAGGAGTGGCTGCCCCAGCTTATGCAGGAATCCCTCTGACTCACCGTAATATTAGTTCCTCAGTCACTTTTGTCACGGGACATGAAGCCGCAGGGAAATATCGCCCGAAAATTAACTGGAGCGCGATCGCGCAAGGATCAGAAACCATCGTCATTTATATGGGCATTCACAACCTAGAAAACATTATTGGGGAACTCTTAAAAGCAGGATTAACCCCTCAAACGCCCATCGCCTTAGTAAGATGGGGAACTTGTCCCGAACAAGAAGAAATAACAGGCTCTCTTGAGACAATAATCGAGAAAATGAAAGAAGCAGACTTTAGTGCCCCTGCAGTTGCTATTATTGGTCATGTTGTTGATTTACATTCTGTATTGCATCAATGTCGTCCCAAAGTCGCTCAATAA
- a CDS encoding sirohydrochlorin chelatase: MLDKTAYLLVYHGSRDPRPAKEVSKLVQGVRHQMAMELAVSASSRATVMTRPPEPFVAAAALELAPLSLEETIAQEIVPKMQQQGKTHLQVIPLFLLPGVHVQEDIPNAILQAQEQVGHRFTIDLKSYLGSSPLMAQKIASTASPSLPFNSPSSAKIIISHGSRRKGGNLPIATLGKQLKANVAYWSVSPTLSEQVEALIAEGKQEIEIIPYFLFPGGITDAIAQQVHTLQTQFPQVRFEFGNPLSDRLSLADLILQEYICL, encoded by the coding sequence TTGTTAGACAAAACTGCTTATTTACTGGTATATCATGGCAGTCGCGATCCTCGCCCCGCTAAAGAGGTTTCTAAGTTAGTACAAGGGGTACGTCATCAAATGGCGATGGAATTGGCGGTTTCTGCCTCATCGAGGGCAACGGTAATGACAAGACCTCCAGAACCCTTTGTGGCAGCTGCGGCGTTGGAATTAGCTCCTCTTAGCCTTGAGGAAACGATCGCGCAAGAAATTGTCCCGAAAATGCAACAGCAAGGGAAAACTCACTTACAAGTTATTCCCCTTTTTCTCCTACCAGGGGTTCATGTTCAAGAAGATATCCCTAACGCAATTTTACAGGCACAAGAACAGGTGGGACACCGCTTCACGATTGATCTTAAGTCTTATTTGGGATCATCCCCCCTCATGGCACAAAAAATTGCAAGCACTGCCTCCCCCTCGCTTCCATTTAATTCTCCCTCATCCGCTAAAATAATAATCTCACATGGAAGTCGGCGTAAAGGAGGGAATTTACCGATCGCGACTCTAGGGAAACAGTTAAAGGCAAATGTTGCCTATTGGTCAGTATCTCCCACCTTAAGCGAACAAGTAGAAGCCTTAATCGCTGAAGGGAAGCAGGAAATTGAGATTATTCCGTATTTTCTCTTTCCAGGGGGAATTACTGACGCGATCGCGCAACAGGTTCACACCTTACAAACTCAGTTTCCCCAAGTTAGGTTCGAGTTCGGAAATCCCCTCAGCGATCGCCTCTCCCTTGCTGATTTAATTCTTCAGGAATATATTTGTCTATGA
- the pdxH gene encoding pyridoxamine 5'-phosphate oxidase → MTSHVANLRRNYSRAGLSKSETDPNPLIQFQTWFDQALDADLPEPNAMTLATADSEGKPSARIVLLKGVDETGFVFYTNYKSRKGEQLAENPSAALVFWWAELERQVRIEGSVEKVSEAESEEYFASRPFGSQLGAWASPQSRVIESRRVLEEKSWELEQKYHNKAIPKPPHWGGYRLIPTEIEFWQGRPNRLHDRIRYNQQSDGNWLRERLAP, encoded by the coding sequence ATGACTTCTCATGTTGCTAACTTACGTCGAAATTATAGTCGCGCTGGCTTAAGTAAAAGTGAAACTGATCCCAATCCTTTAATTCAGTTTCAAACTTGGTTTGATCAAGCCCTTGATGCTGACTTACCTGAACCCAATGCTATGACGTTGGCTACGGCTGATTCTGAGGGAAAACCGTCAGCGCGTATTGTGTTACTCAAAGGGGTGGATGAGACAGGCTTTGTGTTTTATACCAATTATAAAAGTCGCAAAGGAGAGCAATTAGCTGAGAATCCTAGCGCGGCGTTAGTGTTTTGGTGGGCGGAACTAGAACGTCAAGTTCGCATTGAAGGATCTGTTGAAAAGGTATCGGAAGCGGAATCAGAAGAATACTTTGCCAGTCGTCCTTTTGGTTCTCAATTAGGGGCGTGGGCTTCTCCTCAAAGTCGGGTAATTGAATCTCGTCGCGTGTTAGAAGAAAAAAGTTGGGAATTAGAACAGAAGTATCACAATAAAGCTATTCCCAAGCCCCCTCATTGGGGAGGTTATCGTCTCATTCCTACAGAAATTGAATTTTGGCAGGGTCGTCCGAATCGGCTACATGATCGAATTCGCTACAATCAGCAGTCTGATGGCAATTGGTTGCGAGAACGGTTAGCGCCTTAA
- a CDS encoding NUDIX hydrolase produces MHDPNEIRFLVLGLIKDHNNRVFLSEGYDKIKQEYFYRALGGGVDFGESSLKALKREFQEELNAELVNIQYVTCLESIFSFNGQPGHEVIQVYQCDFANPNFYQLEEITFNEGERKKIARWVDLEKCRSRQVRVVPEPILEYM; encoded by the coding sequence ATGCACGATCCTAATGAAATTCGTTTTTTGGTACTCGGTTTAATTAAAGATCACAATAATCGGGTTTTTCTCTCAGAAGGTTACGACAAAATCAAACAAGAATATTTTTATCGCGCTTTAGGAGGAGGCGTTGACTTTGGTGAAAGTAGCTTAAAAGCTCTCAAACGAGAATTTCAAGAAGAGTTAAATGCTGAGTTAGTTAATATTCAATATGTCACTTGTTTAGAAAGCATTTTTTCTTTTAATGGTCAACCTGGCCATGAAGTGATCCAAGTTTATCAATGTGATTTTGCTAATCCAAACTTTTATCAATTAGAAGAAATTACTTTTAATGAGGGAGAACGCAAAAAAATAGCACGTTGGGTTGATTTAGAAAAATGTCGCTCCAGACAAGTCAGAGTTGTGCCTGAGCCTATTCTAGAATATATGTAA
- a CDS encoding GNAT family N-acetyltransferase: MASMEPMGLNDLATVTAIFNEAIKAGETTQALEPKTIQQCQSWLLNNKPEYEAYVYREKAEIKGWMALTPFHEREAYSPTVELSVYVTLSARSQGIGNQLAKLGLTRARTLGFHSAMLLLFPQPVYRLNWAKRLGFVERGRLEGVVPIEQGWRDVMLFQLYCI, translated from the coding sequence ATGGCTTCTATGGAACCCATGGGTCTTAATGACCTCGCTACAGTGACGGCGATTTTTAACGAAGCAATTAAAGCTGGGGAAACCACCCAAGCCCTTGAACCAAAAACGATTCAGCAATGTCAGAGTTGGCTACTGAATAACAAGCCTGAGTATGAGGCTTATGTGTATAGGGAAAAAGCTGAAATCAAGGGTTGGATGGCGCTTACCCCTTTCCATGAGCGTGAAGCCTATTCTCCAACAGTAGAATTATCAGTTTATGTCACGCTATCTGCTCGCAGTCAGGGAATTGGTAATCAACTCGCAAAACTAGGGTTAACGAGAGCTAGAACACTGGGATTTCATTCTGCGATGTTATTACTGTTTCCTCAACCAGTTTATCGTTTAAATTGGGCTAAACGGTTAGGCTTTGTAGAGCGAGGTCGCTTAGAGGGAGTAGTGCCAATAGAACAGGGGTGGCGAGATGTCATGTTATTTCAACTTTACTGTATTTAA
- a CDS encoding GNAT family N-acetyltransferase — protein MIRAADPSDAVAIARIYNQAITDGSYATCDLKPVSAESRIDWLKQHQPPYPVFVWENQLGEVIGYSALSPFSIRPSYRSIAEVAIYVDQAQRRGIVGGRLLIHLMKTAKKLGFRALVALILEKNQSSFEAAIGLGFQRVAYLPEVAKMKQQWEGVIWVQKDLTASSQ, from the coding sequence ATGATTCGTGCTGCTGATCCGTCTGATGCTGTAGCCATTGCTAGAATTTATAATCAAGCCATTACCGATGGGAGCTATGCCACTTGTGATCTTAAACCTGTTTCTGCAGAGAGTCGCATAGATTGGTTAAAGCAACATCAACCTCCCTATCCTGTCTTTGTCTGGGAAAATCAATTGGGAGAAGTCATTGGATATTCGGCACTGAGTCCTTTTTCGATTCGACCATCTTATCGCTCTATTGCTGAGGTTGCTATCTATGTTGACCAAGCCCAGAGAAGGGGAATTGTCGGAGGGCGACTATTGATTCATCTTATGAAAACTGCTAAAAAGTTGGGCTTTCGGGCTTTAGTCGCTCTTATTTTAGAAAAAAATCAATCTAGTTTTGAGGCGGCAATAGGCTTAGGATTTCAAAGGGTTGCTTATCTTCCAGAAGTGGCAAAGATGAAACAACAGTGGGAAGGCGTAATTTGGGTGCAAAAAGATCTCACTGCTTCATCTCAGTAA
- the ffh gene encoding signal recognition particle protein: MFDALSESLESAWKKLRGQDKITANNIKPALQEVRRSLLSADVNLQVVKNFIADVEKAAQGADVISGVRPDQQFIKIVNDELVKVMGESNVPLAEADTPPTIILMAGLQGTGKTTATAKLALHLRKQERSALMVGTDVYRPAAIDQLKTLGEQIEVPVFEMGTEANPVEVAQKGIEKAQAEGINTVIIDTAGRLQIDQDMMEELISIKNAVSPHEVLLVVDAMTGQEAASLTATFHEQVGVTGAILTKLDGDTRGGAALSVRQVSGQPIKFIGVGEKVEALQPFYPERMASRILGMGDVVSLVEKAQEEIDMADAEAMQAKMMEARFDFNDFLKQMRLLKNMGSFGSVMKMIPGMNKLSGSDLEKGESQLKRTEAMINSMTKEEREQPELLAKSPSRRRRVGKGSGHEQKDVEKLVSDFTKMRSMMQQMGQGNMEMPGMGGLGGMFGGGGGQTQPGFRQPAGTGKKKKKKKKKKGFGEL; the protein is encoded by the coding sequence ATGTTTGATGCCCTCTCAGAAAGTTTAGAATCAGCTTGGAAAAAACTGCGCGGTCAAGATAAAATTACCGCCAACAACATTAAACCTGCCCTACAAGAAGTCCGTCGTTCCCTCCTCTCAGCAGATGTTAACTTACAAGTTGTCAAAAACTTTATTGCCGACGTAGAAAAAGCTGCTCAAGGGGCAGACGTAATTTCTGGCGTACGTCCTGACCAGCAATTCATCAAAATTGTCAACGATGAACTGGTCAAGGTGATGGGAGAAAGCAATGTTCCCCTTGCCGAAGCCGATACCCCACCCACAATTATTCTGATGGCAGGGTTACAAGGAACAGGGAAAACCACTGCCACTGCAAAACTTGCCCTGCATCTGCGTAAACAAGAGCGCAGTGCCTTAATGGTAGGAACAGACGTATATCGCCCGGCTGCCATTGACCAATTAAAAACCCTTGGCGAACAAATAGAAGTTCCTGTGTTTGAAATGGGAACAGAAGCCAACCCCGTAGAAGTAGCCCAAAAAGGCATCGAGAAAGCACAAGCAGAAGGGATTAATACCGTCATCATTGACACCGCCGGACGCTTGCAAATTGACCAAGACATGATGGAGGAACTGATTAGCATTAAAAATGCTGTTTCTCCCCATGAAGTCTTGTTAGTCGTGGATGCGATGACAGGACAAGAAGCGGCCAGTCTCACCGCAACCTTCCATGAACAAGTTGGAGTTACTGGGGCAATTCTAACCAAACTTGATGGCGATACCCGTGGTGGGGCTGCCTTATCCGTGCGCCAAGTTTCTGGACAACCCATTAAATTTATCGGGGTAGGAGAAAAAGTAGAAGCCCTACAACCCTTTTATCCTGAAAGAATGGCATCTCGTATCCTTGGCATGGGCGATGTGGTTTCTCTGGTCGAAAAAGCCCAAGAAGAAATCGACATGGCAGATGCCGAAGCAATGCAGGCAAAAATGATGGAAGCGCGATTTGACTTTAACGACTTCCTGAAACAAATGCGCCTGCTAAAAAATATGGGATCATTCGGTAGCGTGATGAAAATGATTCCGGGGATGAATAAACTCAGTGGGTCAGATTTAGAGAAAGGAGAAAGTCAACTCAAACGCACTGAGGCGATGATTAACTCCATGACCAAAGAAGAACGGGAACAGCCAGAATTATTAGCGAAATCTCCCAGTCGTCGTCGTCGTGTTGGCAAAGGCTCAGGACATGAACAAAAAGATGTGGAAAAATTAGTCAGCGACTTTACTAAAATGCGTTCCATGATGCAACAAATGGGACAAGGGAATATGGAGATGCCTGGCATGGGCGGACTCGGTGGAATGTTTGGCGGTGGCGGCGGTCAAACCCAACCTGGTTTCCGTCAACCTGCCGGTACGGGCAAGAAGAAGAAAAAGAAGAAGAAAAAGAAAGGCTTTGGGGAGTTGTAA
- a CDS encoding LL-diaminopimelate aminotransferase: MVKINENYLKLKAGYLFPEIARRVNTFAENNPDADIIKLGIGDVTEPLPQACCDAMAKAVDEMRDRATFKGYGPEQGYPWLREKIASHDYQRRGCDIDASEIFISDGSKCDTGNILDILGDDNAIAVTDPVYPVYVDTNVMAGHTGPANDEGKYEGLLYIPITADNNFTAKVPTDQKVDLIYLCFPNNPTGAVATKEHLQEWVNYAKSVDALILFDAAYEAYITDDSLPHSIYEVEGAKDCAIEFRSFSKNAGFTGTRCALTVIPKTLTAKASDGSEVQLWQLWNRRHSTKFNGVSYIVQRGAEAVYSEQGQAEVKALVNFYLENAKIIREKLTAAGLTVYGGIHAPYIWVQAPEGLSSWDLFDKLLNAANIVGTPGSGFGAAGEGYFRISAFNSRENVNEAMKRITENLKV, from the coding sequence ATGGTCAAAATTAACGAAAATTATCTCAAACTGAAAGCAGGCTATCTTTTTCCTGAAATTGCGCGACGGGTGAATACGTTTGCAGAAAATAACCCTGATGCCGATATTATTAAGTTGGGAATTGGGGATGTGACAGAACCGTTACCGCAGGCTTGCTGTGATGCCATGGCGAAGGCGGTGGATGAAATGCGCGATCGCGCTACCTTTAAAGGATATGGCCCCGAACAAGGATATCCTTGGCTACGAGAGAAGATTGCTTCCCATGATTACCAACGCCGTGGTTGTGACATTGATGCCTCTGAGATTTTTATTTCCGATGGCTCTAAGTGCGACACAGGGAATATCTTAGATATTTTAGGGGATGATAACGCGATCGCGGTTACTGATCCAGTTTATCCTGTTTATGTGGATACCAATGTCATGGCAGGACACACGGGGCCAGCCAATGATGAGGGAAAATATGAGGGATTACTGTATATTCCCATCACTGCTGATAATAACTTTACTGCCAAAGTGCCCACCGATCAGAAAGTAGATTTAATCTATCTCTGTTTTCCCAATAACCCCACTGGTGCGGTAGCCACTAAGGAACATCTACAAGAGTGGGTTAATTATGCTAAATCTGTGGATGCTCTGATTTTATTTGATGCGGCTTACGAAGCCTATATTACGGATGACAGTCTCCCTCATTCCATTTATGAAGTGGAAGGGGCAAAAGATTGCGCGATCGAGTTTCGCTCTTTCTCAAAAAATGCTGGTTTCACAGGAACACGGTGTGCTTTAACCGTTATCCCTAAAACCCTTACCGCTAAGGCTTCTGATGGCTCTGAGGTGCAACTGTGGCAACTGTGGAATCGTCGCCACTCCACCAAATTTAATGGCGTTTCCTACATTGTACAACGCGGTGCTGAGGCAGTTTATTCAGAACAAGGACAAGCAGAAGTGAAAGCCCTTGTTAACTTCTATCTCGAAAATGCCAAAATTATTCGGGAAAAACTCACCGCAGCCGGATTAACTGTTTATGGTGGCATTCATGCGCCCTATATTTGGGTGCAAGCACCAGAAGGGCTTTCGAGTTGGGATTTATTCGATAAATTGCTTAATGCTGCTAATATCGTGGGAACTCCTGGTTCTGGTTTTGGAGCAGCAGGAGAAGGCTATTTCCGCATTTCTGCTTTTAACAGCCGTGAAAATGTCAATGAAGCAATGAAACGCATTACTGAGAACTTAAAAGTTTAA
- a CDS encoding DUF6887 family protein, whose translation METGDLSMNSEFQTMTIKELKKYVLENRNDHAAFQALMERVDEQPERQAYGEVDSVQFFELVQEYRRSKSDDK comes from the coding sequence ATGGAAACTGGAGATTTATCTATGAACTCTGAATTTCAAACGATGACCATAAAAGAACTTAAAAAATACGTATTAGAGAACCGAAATGATCATGCTGCTTTTCAGGCTTTAATGGAGCGTGTAGATGAACAACCTGAGAGACAAGCTTATGGTGAAGTAGATTCTGTACAATTTTTTGAACTGGTACAGGAGTATCGTCGTTCTAAGTCAGATGATAAGTAG
- a CDS encoding DUF6888 family protein: MPTVEQALRCFQLCQNLTDMYLPIDMLRLDMRTGSCVIIAGNEVLIEVYPNGNWRFIYEL; the protein is encoded by the coding sequence TTGCCAACAGTTGAACAAGCACTACGCTGTTTTCAGCTTTGCCAAAACCTCACCGATATGTATCTTCCTATAGATATGCTTCGCTTAGATATGAGAACGGGATCTTGTGTCATTATTGCAGGAAATGAAGTTTTAATCGAGGTTTACCCCAATGGAAACTGGAGATTTATCTATGAACTCTGA
- a CDS encoding peptide chain release factor 1, translating into MMNDPIRRLKSQPWKPLFGVAFATVIAVSVLDFLLIFLISNVAAIQDSIRLLLSPPLGILIPLAVAAGVGALGVSICDYYRSKIFLNAGSLWALVLCLMIALGVNALIPFPSFLLRFSYPIFIGVIIGVFWRGRPYWR; encoded by the coding sequence ATGATGAATGACCCCATCCGTCGCTTAAAGTCTCAACCTTGGAAACCGCTTTTTGGAGTTGCTTTTGCTACTGTTATTGCTGTTTCTGTCCTTGACTTTTTATTAATTTTTCTAATTTCCAATGTTGCTGCCATACAAGACAGTATTCGCTTACTTTTATCCCCACCATTGGGCATTTTAATTCCTCTAGCCGTTGCAGCAGGAGTGGGGGCATTAGGGGTTTCTATTTGTGATTACTATCGCTCAAAAATATTCCTCAATGCAGGGAGTTTATGGGCGTTAGTGCTTTGCTTGATGATTGCTTTAGGCGTTAATGCTTTAATTCCCTTTCCCAGTTTTTTACTACGGTTCTCTTATCCGATTTTTATTGGCGTAATCATTGGAGTTTTTTGGCGAGGTCGCCCTTATTGGCGTTAA
- a CDS encoding ABA4-like family protein, translating to MNISLVFDIANLFVLPFWALMIFLPNWGVTKKVMSSFIPFIILVGFYIFFFANTLSGESAQALSNPDLPTIAKFFSEENAAATGWAHFLVMDLFVGRWVYWQGQEKGIFTVHSIILCLFAGPVGLLSHIITSNITERFLKTTETTEATSS from the coding sequence ATGAATATTAGCTTAGTTTTTGATATCGCTAACCTCTTTGTCTTACCCTTTTGGGCTTTAATGATTTTCCTTCCGAATTGGGGCGTAACCAAAAAAGTTATGTCCTCTTTTATCCCCTTTATTATCTTAGTTGGGTTTTATATTTTCTTTTTTGCCAATACCTTAAGTGGAGAATCAGCCCAAGCCTTGTCAAACCCAGACTTGCCCACAATTGCCAAGTTCTTCTCTGAAGAAAATGCTGCTGCAACAGGTTGGGCTCACTTTTTAGTGATGGATTTATTTGTTGGACGTTGGGTATATTGGCAAGGACAAGAAAAGGGAATCTTTACTGTTCATTCCATTATTTTATGTTTATTTGCTGGGCCAGTAGGACTCCTTTCTCATATTATTACCAGTAATATTACTGAACGATTTTTGAAGACAACTGAAACCACTGAAGCCACCTCTAGCTAG
- a CDS encoding DUF1995 family protein, translated as MEFPTTLESAIAQSKQATLTALEAGETRLQVELKIPEIALQGEVIAKQFADLFADDYGAGLKVLFPDTGAAALARRNWEDIPFYVNDLGSRNTPIENKISEEDQLFLIISPSAVEVQKVEKLCNLAGDRPVILLIPQLEDVATVGIGYAARQLRERFLSTITTCYYLQPLEDAAILRHYPSGWQIWLEKAENQYEFFCEEPEKPVGDDLDRLLRKAAGEDVSAEEEAVFANKSSQKQGIFSNLQRFLKALSQ; from the coding sequence ATGGAGTTTCCAACCACATTAGAAAGCGCGATCGCGCAATCCAAACAAGCCACCCTTACCGCCCTTGAAGCAGGAGAAACCCGCTTACAAGTGGAATTAAAAATTCCTGAAATTGCCCTGCAAGGAGAAGTCATTGCGAAACAATTTGCTGACTTATTTGCTGATGACTATGGCGCAGGCTTAAAAGTCTTATTTCCTGATACGGGGGCAGCCGCTTTAGCCAGACGCAACTGGGAAGATATTCCATTTTACGTCAATGATTTAGGGAGTCGTAACACACCAATTGAGAACAAAATATCAGAGGAAGATCAGCTTTTCTTAATTATTTCTCCTTCGGCGGTAGAAGTACAAAAAGTAGAAAAACTCTGTAACTTAGCAGGAGATCGACCCGTTATTTTATTAATTCCACAATTAGAAGATGTGGCAACAGTTGGCATTGGTTATGCCGCGCGACAACTCAGAGAACGCTTTTTAAGTACCATTACCACTTGCTATTATTTACAGCCTCTAGAAGATGCAGCAATCTTGAGACATTATCCGTCTGGCTGGCAAATTTGGCTTGAAAAAGCAGAAAATCAATATGAATTTTTCTGTGAAGAACCTGAAAAGCCAGTTGGAGATGATTTAGATCGCTTGCTAAGAAAAGCTGCGGGAGAAGATGTTTCCGCAGAAGAGGAAGCTGTTTTTGCGAATAAATCCTCACAAAAGCAAGGAATTTTTAGTAATTTACAACGTTTCTTAAAAGCACTCAGTCAGTAA